Proteins encoded together in one Plasmodium cynomolgi strain B DNA, chromosome 9, whole genome shotgun sequence window:
- a CDS encoding acylphosphatase (putative), which translates to MRLMTVVHSLFLFPPTKSSPRASHLLRKFCSSSKMIHTFDFEVFGKVQGVFFRKYTKLEADKLNIKGHVRNTDRNTVVGKAESDSKESLEKFKNFLKNIGSPSSRIDECIITNEKTLEGFSSTDFVIRR; encoded by the exons ATGCGGCTGATGACCGTCGTCCACTCCCTCTTCTTATTCCCACCGACGAAAAGTTCACCTCGCGCAAGTCACCTTTTGAGAAAATTCTGCAGCTCCAGTAAAATGATACATACTTTCGATTTTGAAGTTTTTGGAAAAGTCCAAG GAGTTTTCTTCCGGAAGTATACAAAGCTGGAAGCAGACAAGCTAAACATAAAGGGCCATGTCAGGAACACAGACAGGAACACAGTGGTAGGAAAAGCAGAAAGTGACAGCAAAGAATCGCTGGAGAAGTTTAAGAATTTCCTCAAAAATATCGGTAGCCCATCGTCAAGAATAGACGAATGTATAATAACGAATGAGAAGACGCTCGAGGGGTTCTCCAGTACCGATTTTGTTATAAGGCGATAA
- a CDS encoding hypothetical protein (putative), whose translation MKSKYEAVFDDELSSSRGSANQVNRESSRNEENTACPNYSLNNIYGKIVKIRKELEKSYNLFYSYNLIVSSEGEGNINPGRNYADVYQRNDALKINANAKNNLTLNKINALTNSFFMNVETLRNTYSFLGTNNMNGQAMMSDENVIWERRIETLTSEANSYIKTLDGIYKTNLSHTERNARNAYNERDGLMGNSPHRDGKKAKKKMGADSSIGYLHNEREILKEVENNLNVFHVQGMSTLELIRKQNKFLKNVRKKVIDIYNYVGLSSSLTDAIKKAHKQNLVIVLVGMLLSLLFFYVLYKYVRG comes from the coding sequence atgaagtcaaAGTACGAGGCTGTGTTCGACGACGAGCTGAGCAGCTCGCGTGGGTCTGCCAACCAGGTTAATCGAGAGTCTTCCCGAAATGAAGAGAACACAGCGTGTCCGAACTATAGCCTGAACAACATTTACGGAAAAATAGTCAAAATAAGGAAAGAGCTAGAAAAATCATACAATTTGTTTTActcatataatttaattgtatCAAGCGAAGGGGAAGGCAACATAAACCCTGGGAGGAATTACGCAGATGTGTATCAACGAAATGACGCTTTGAAGATAAACGCAAATGCGAAGAATAATTTGACcctaaacaaaataaacgcgCTCacaaattccttttttatgaatgttGAAACGTTGAGGAATACTTACTCTTTTCTTGGTACAAATAATATGAACGGTCAGGCAATGATGAGTGACGAAAACGTTATATGGGAGAGAAGAATTGAGACGTTAACGAGTGAAGCTAACTCTTACATCAAAACACTGGACGGAATTTACAAAACGAATTTGAGTCACACGGAAAGGAACGCCCGTAATGCATATAACGAACGGGATGGTTTGATGGGCAACAGTCCACACAGAGACGGgaagaaggcgaagaagaaaatgggTGCAGACTCCTCCATCGGTTATCTACACAATGAGAGGGAAATCCTGAAGGAGGTGGAAAACAACCTTAACGTCTTTCACGTCCAGGGAATGAGTACATTAGAATTAATCAGGaagcaaaacaaatttttgaaaaatgttcGCAAGAAAGTAATTGACATTTACAACTACGTCGGCTTGTCGTCTTCCCTGACCGACGCCATCAAAAAGGCGCACAAGCAGAACTTGGTCATCGTCCTCGTGGGCATGCTTCTTAgcttgctctttttttacgtCCTCTACAAGTACGTCCGGGGC
- a CDS encoding hypothetical protein (putative), whose translation MKRRKTTSKVQDLERSLRRRGGKVKTIYEKNNDAEINALIEEKINYIWNYIIHIDDIVSEEEFAKVDMKQKMEKKQTLRKTDHTEEIIYYNKNMNNFINIQKVRKALHHFKIQVSVDDIFYMFLYFTNNNYFEKNIKNEIYFSDHIDKRKEKYKFHSINVDNLYINYDMFRQIFLNIDLNIESNGQI comes from the coding sequence ATGAAGCGACGCAAAACTACCTCCAAGGTACAGGACCTGGAGAGGTCACTGCGGAGGAGGGGTGGAAAGGTGAAGAccatttacgaaaaaaataacgatgCGGAAATCAACGCACtgatagaagaaaaaattaattacatttGGAATTACATAATCCATATTGATGACATAGTGagtgaagaagaatttgCCAAAGTAGacatgaaacaaaaaatggaaaaaaaacaaacgttACGAAAAACAGATCATAcggaagaaattatttactataataaaaatatgaacaattttattaacatacAGAAAGTACGAAAGGCACTTCATCATTTCAAAATCCAAGTTAGTGTGGAcgatattttttacatgttcctttattttaccaataacaattattttgagaagaatataaaaaatgaaatttatttttctgatCATATTGACAagcggaaggaaaaatataaatttcatTCCATAAATGTCGATAATTTATACATCAATTATGATATGTTTCgtcaaatttttcttaacaTCGATTTGAATATTGAAAGTAACGGACAAATT